Proteins encoded together in one Drosophila albomicans strain 15112-1751.03 chromosome 2R, ASM965048v2, whole genome shotgun sequence window:
- the LOC117574903 gene encoding integrator complex subunit 3 homolog gives MLNMNQLPPPPPQQQQQQLQPPSASSSQLLSHQQHQQHHQQQPQHHQQQQVHYAECRPLPAINETFAQFSQHQRSSISLLSPLDLSLRTTSNIVPITPPSTPSPPRKRQRLMSEETQNYLWRPHMPPVMPHAALTMQPPVATATTTSSTTSYFHQPAAAYGAAMRGSFEGAATTHYDKGNFQAVAKNSFEQIPASQSSVLEEDETIVLTEDEDETVVSSHDYNDYATDTEGDDNEPDEDTIQVNDEAEVEQLLPVEEDEEEEEEEVFVDILSNDDDEDAPRSVLLETKALKRNELLYEDEELHHQAVDGLAKLFERDFGQPNKETLMEAASPEEVLPAEKVYLDLSGSALESPRQEAPPPAPAPLLPPPSPPLRKQKIERKRTKLRKHAAIDEETISPVSGTIIRKLRDDEELVVHKGDIDPAFNVVEITEEAKAILASIDNKIGDYLCQLCRTVYDDAFMLAQHRCPRIVHIEYKCSECEKVFNCPANLASHRRWHKPKSEMQAGKKRQSSSNEAGGSSNNSGDDASDGIYPCQQCGKSFRRYAYLKKHQASHQMLENLKSMDFFTAQQHQHQQHHHQQQQHQQQQQQQQLQQTLPQTQPASSQNAATYMLPRPPHAALYPQVTPKNYATPQRFAGFPFQPFDQRRFYSLGELYLSQQLERSSAFQYVHANHLRQLSNVAHTMLPPLPVK, from the exons ATGTTGAACATGAATCAactgccgccaccgccgccacagcagcagcagcaacagttgcagccacCATCAGCGTCATCATCGCAGTTGCTGTcacatcaacagcatcaacaacatcaccagcagcagccacagcatcaccaacagcagcaagtacATTACGCCGAGTGTCGACCATTACCGGCAATCAACGAGACATTTGCGCAATTTAGTCAACATCAGCGTTCAAGCATCTCGTTGCTCTCTCCGCTGGATTTATCGCTTCGCACTACGTCGAACATTGTGCCAATAACACCACCATCGACGCCCTCGCCGCCAAGGAAGCGTCAAAGATTGATGTCCGAAGAGACGCAGAATTATTTGTGGCGGCCGCATATGCCACCAgtcatgccacatgctgcacTGACCATGCAACCaccagtagcaacagcaacaacaacttcttcGACCACAAGTTATTTTCatcaaccagcagcagcttatGGGGCAGCAATGCGTGGCAGCTTTGAGGGGGCAGCAACAACGCACTATGACAAAGGCAATTTTCAGGCTGTGGCGAAAAATAGCTTTGAGCAAATTCCCGCAAGTCAATCGAGCGTGCTGGAGGAAGATGAGACAATTGTGTTGACCGAGGACGAGGATGAAACAGTTGTTAGTTCCCATGACTACAACGACTATGCGACGGACACTGAGGGCGATGACAATGAACCCGATGAGGACACAATACAGGTGAATGATGAGGCTGAGGTGGAGCAACTGTTGCCAGTGGAAGAGGATgaagaagaggaggaagaagaagtATTTGTGGACATTCTAagcaacgatgatgatgaagatgcaCCCAGAAGTGTGTTACTAGAAACCAAGGCGCTGAAACGCAACGAGTTGCTCTACGAAGATGAGGAACTGCATCATCAGGCGGTGGATGGATTGGCGAAGCTCTTCGAACGCGATTTTGGGCAGCCGAATAAGGAAACTTTGATGGAAGCTGCTTCTCCAGAGGAAGTTTTGCCAGCGGAAAAAGTCTACTTGGATTTGAGTGGCAGCGCTTTGGAGTCGCCACGTCAAGAGGcgcctcctcctgctcctgctcctctCTTACCTCCCCCTTCTCCACCCCTTCGCAAGCAAAAAATCGAACGTAAGCGCACCAAACTGCGCAAACACGCAGCCATCGATGAGGAGACAATCAGTCCAGTGTCTGGCACAATCATTCGCAAGCTGCGCGATGATGAGGAGCTCGTGGTGCACAAAGGTGACATTGATCCGGCTTTCAATGTGGTCGAAATCACCGAGGAGGCCAAAGCCATCTTGGCCAGCATCGATAATAAGATTGGCGACTATTTGTGCCAGCTTTGTCGCACCGTCTACGACGACGCCTTCATGCTCGCCCAGCATCGCTGTCCCCGCATTGTCCACATCGAGTACAAGTGTTCAGAGTGCGAAAAG GTCTTCAACTGTCCAGCGAACTTGGCCTCACATCGTCGCTGGCACAAACCCAAATCTGAGATGCAAGCAGGCAAGAAgcgccaaagcagcagcaacgaagccggcggcagcagcaacaacagcggtg ACGATGCCAGCGATGGAATTTATCCCTGTCAGCAATGCGGTAAATCCTTCAGACG CTATGCGTACCTCAAGAAGCATCAGGCATCGCATCAGATGCTGGAGAATCTGAAAAGCATGGATTTCTTCACTGctcagcaacatcaacatcaacaacatcatcatcagcagcagcaacatcaacagcagcagcaacaacagcagctgcaacaaacGTTGCCACAGACGCAACCTGCAAGCTCTCAAAATGCTGCCACCTACatgctgccacgcccaccgcATGCTGCACTCTATCCACAAGTCACGCCCAAGAATTATGCGACGCCTCAACGTTTCGCTGGCTTTCCCTTTCAGCCCTTCGATCAGCGACGTTTCTACTCGCTGGGCGAACTTTATCTCTCACAGCAACTGGAACGCTCTTCGGCTTTTCAATACGTGCATGCGAATCACTTGCGACAGCTCTCGAATGTGGCACACACAATGTTGCCACCGCTGCCCGTCAAATGA
- the LOC117574691 gene encoding alkaline phosphatase, producing MAASRLKQFCLKLRFKSTQLFIVAGAVLLSLLVTLLCIGLTIRYEVEHEVANVADVDYWKDQVSAAQKVWYDKGIEELKQALRIYSPQTQPRQVLLLLISGISAATLAAARFEEELQHSPFVWDQFPHVARIKNSCSSHSPCDANLVYRSLFSGVPLNEVVNHPCNHTLHSVLRQAQLAGLRTGFVTNQRITGAAAASLVASTNWECDGLMPAGLIDSGCQDVAQQLIFSEAGQALNVLLGGGRQLLSAKVPVYNWDPLDEQLCRARSGRNLLRDWSNQKLKLQPKQRFELLQLATELNTLNATNLDYLWGVFANANLHQNSQAPSLDLMLNKTLEVLRRPGVGHLLIVEHVLQQSVDATQQLRQLNETLTNFMQQQKNTLTLVLLTNGNYLSTSRDVSEETENINLLEDFFELTEVELQLQMQKLPSESLLFAKGPKSLLFYGVHEETYLAHALAYALGLNDFDNQL from the exons ATGGCAGCTTCGcgtttgaaacaattttgtttaaagcTGCGCTTCAAGTCAACGCAACTCTTCATTGTGGCTGGTGCTGTGTTGCTTTCACTGCTAGTGACGCTGTTGTGCATCGGTTTAACCATACGCTACGAAGTGGAGCACGAGGTGGCCAACGTGGCGGATGTGGATTATTGGAAAGATCAAGTATCCGCTGCGCAAAAAGTGTGGTACGACAAAGGCATCGAAGAGTTGAAGCAAGCGTTGCGAATTTATTCGCCACAAACGCAGCCACGtcaagtgttgctgctgcttatcAGCGGCATCTCAGCGGCAACTTTAGCGGCAGCAAGATTCGAGGAAGAGTTGCAACATTCTCCCTTTGTGTGGGATCAATTTCCGCATGTGGCGAGGATCAAAAACAGTTGCAGCTCGCATTCGCCTTGCGATGCAAACTTGGTTTATCGCTCGCTCTTTTCGGGAGTGCCGCTGAATGAAGTTGTAAATCATCCGTGCAACCACACGTTGCACAGTGTTTTGAGGCAAGCTCAACTTGCGGGTTTGCGCACCGGGTTTGTGACCAATCAACGCATCACAGGCGCCGCAGCTGCGAGTTTAGTTGCCTCTACCAACTGGGAATGCGATGGCTTAATGCCAGCTGGACTAATCGACTCTGGCTGCCAAGATGTGGCACAGCAGCTCATCTTTAGCGAAGCGGGGCAAGCACTTAATGTGCTGCTTGGAGGTGGACGACAGCTGCTGAGTGCCAAAGTTCCAGTTTACAACTGGGATCCTCTGGATGAGCAGCTGTGCCGCGCCAGAAGTGGACGAAATTTGCTTCGCGATTGGAGCAATCAAAAACTCAAACTTCAACCTAAACAGCGCTTTGAGTTGCTGCAGCTTGCCACAGAGCTAAACACGTTGAATGCCACAAACTTAGATTATTTGTGGGGCGtctttgcaaatgcaaatctccATCAAAATTCTCAAGCTCCGTCCTTAGATTTGATGCTCAATAAAACGCTTGAAGTGCTTCGTCGTCCAGGTGTTGGACATCTTTTAATCGTTGAGCACGTGCTGCAGCAATCTGTGGATGCCACACAGCAGCTGAGGCAACTTAATGAAACTTTGACTAATTttatgcaacaacaaaagaataCTTTAACCCTTGTGCTGCTCACCAATGGCAATTATTTAAGCACGAGTCGCGATGTCAGCGAAGAAACGgagaatattaatttgcttgAGGACTTTTTTGAGTTGACTGAAGTTGAACTACAACTTCAAATGCAGAAGCTGCCTTCTGAGAGTTTGCTTTTTGCTAAGG GTCCCAAATCTTTGCTCTTTTATGGCGTGCACGAAGAAACTTATTTGGCCCATGCTTTGGCTTATGCTCTAGGATTAAATGATTTCGATAATCAACTGTAA